Proteins encoded by one window of Rutidosis leptorrhynchoides isolate AG116_Rl617_1_P2 chromosome 7, CSIRO_AGI_Rlap_v1, whole genome shotgun sequence:
- the LOC139857739 gene encoding BTB/POZ domain-containing protein At1g50280-like — MAAELCDLQVHINGQQTFYLHEKTISRFSGKLRKIIKKEKKRTQIRKTGIEINDFPGGSDGFELFSRFCYNNGEIDISVLNISLLHCCAVFLGMNDTLLPKTSEILSRMSDWSWTDIRDCLKNCTPFISYAESFGILEKLISNLIIKITQNSYCTTLIPYSSSSSSPDSSTIKPNSTLSRLSSSSSTKRLWWFDDLTILPPLIIERFAKDL, encoded by the exons ATGGCAGCAGAACTCTGTGATTTGCAGGTTCATATTAATGGTCAACAAACATTCTATCTACATGAG AAAACAATATCAAGATTCTCAGGGAAGTTAAGAAAGATTATCAAGAAAGAGAAGAAACGAACTCAGATTCGAAAAACCGGAATTGAGATCAATGATTTCCCTGGGGGGTCAGATGGGTTTGAATTATTTTCAAGATTTTGTTACAACAATGGCGAAATTGATATTTCGGTTTTAAACATCTCTCTCCTTCATTGTTGTGCGGTTTTTTTAGGCATGAATGATACTCTTTTGCCTAAAACTTCTGAGATTTTATCACGGATGTCTGACTGGTCATGGACAGACATCCGTGATTGTCTCAAGAATTGCACTCCATTCATTTCGTATGCCGAATCTTTCGGCATACTTGAAAAACTTATATCCAATCTCATTATCAAAATTACCCAAAACTCATATTGCACAACTTTGATCCCATATTCATCTTCGTCATCTTCTCCTGATAGTAGTACTATAAAGCCTAATAGTACTTTATCAAGACTGTCATCCAGTTCATCAACTAAAAGGTTATGGTGGTTTGATGATTTGACAATTTTACCTCCATTGATAATAGAAAGATTTGCAAAGGATTTATGA